The sequence below is a genomic window from Armatimonadota bacterium.
CCCAACGGAGTTTCTAAGGAACCTACGTAATGCACGATTAATAAAACACTTTTAAGCCCTCTCCATGCTTAGGACTTAAAGACGTCTCAACCAGACAGGACTGTAAAAATTGGCGTTATCGAAGAAAACAAACCTATGCCTTACTATCGAAAAAACTTATTAATACTCTCAACCACAATATTTTTAACCTGTGTGAGCTGGAACCAGATTATCCCATTCCTACCGCTATTCATGAAGGAGCTGAATGTTGGCGAAGGAAAGCTTCTAGGGTGGGTCGGCATAATCTTTGCACTTCAATCCGGTGCCAGCATAATTGCACTGCCCTTCTGGGGAAAACTCGGCGATAAATATGGCCGCAAGCCAATGGCAGTTCGAGCTGGGATGTGCCTCAGCACGATTTATTTTGCAATGAGCGTTTGCACTTCGCCTCTCCAACTCGCCATTCTCCGATTCCTAAACGGGGCTTTGACCGGTTTCATTCCATCTTCGATGGCACTGATAGCCACGAATACGCCTGAGGAGTTTGCTCCTCGCTCAATCGCCACCGCCCAAACCGCCTCAGCTGCTGGTCTTATCATTGGACCGGTGATAGGCGCAGGCCTTGCTGAACTTGTTGGCTATAGGATTTCCATGAGAATCTCAGGCTTCGCTGTCCTACTTTCAGCAATTCTTGTCTGGCTAATGGTGAAGGAACCAAACAAGGCGAGTACAGGGGAGGAGACAAGCTTACTCCAAGATTTCATAATCTCTTTCAACTCACGCATTCTCAGCTCGATTATGTTGACGGTAATGATCTATGGAATCTACATTGGCGCAATCAACCCAATTTTGGCGCTTCACTTAACGAACATGAATAGCGGACACGCCCCTCGGTGGCTTGCCGGGTTTGTCTTTTCACTACTGCCCGGTGCATTTATATTGAGCGCCCACTCCTGGAGCAGACTTGGCGAACAAAAAGGTTACAATCGAACGATACAGGCCGGATTAATTGGCGCTGGTGCGTGTGCTGTTGCTCTAACTTTTGTAAGAAACGTATGGTTATTTTCAGGAATCTTCTTTATAGCTGGGATTTTCCTTGCTGCATTAAACCCGTCCACTGGCGCAATCATCTGCACAAAAGTCGGCGAGCATTTCCGCGGCAGGGCATATGGAATACACACCTCAGCCAACATGATTGGAAATATGATTGCGCCACTTCTCGCAGCGAAAATTGGCTCTTGGCTTGGAATTCCCTCTGTCTTTGCTTTTGTTGGAATCACGGCGCTTATAGGAGCGATGGTGTTTCCAGTACTGGTAGCAGGATGGGCACAGGATAAGTGGGAAACCGGCATCGGCGCAGATTCATCCTCTATTAATTAGCTGCTTGCAAGCCGTAAGAGAATCTAAACCTTGTGGCACAGGAGCAAGCATACCGATTTTAAGAACGCCAACACAAAGATGACAAGCCAGCTCTGTCCAATAGGCACGCAATTCAATGCAAGGCGTTAGCTGTGTTATAATATTGCACCATGGTTTATTCGAGATTCAAACCGCTTCCACGGGAGTTTTATGCCGGTAATACCTTAGATGTGGCACGCGCGTTGCTAGGCAAAGTGCTCGTGCACATAACAGACGACGGAACAATTGCAGGACGAATTGTTGAAACCGAGGCATACCTATGCAACGATCCCGCCTGCCACGCCTCACGAGGGGAAACTGCACGCAACTCTGTAATGTTCGGCGAGCCAGGGCATGCATATGTGTATTTTACTTACGGTATGCACTTTTGCTTCAATGCGGTAACCGGCCCCAAAGGAGTAGGCGAAGCTGTGCTTATCCGAGCTGCCGAGCCACTTGATGGCATCGAAATCATGGCCGAAAAGCGAGGGACGGACGACATAATAAACCTGGCTAATGGCCCAGGAAAGCTCTGCCGAGCATTCGGGCTTGACCGCCGCCACAATGGCCGTGACCTAACGCTAAGCAAACTTTTCATTACCGATGACGGTTACGTTCCCGCCGAAATAGTAACCGCTACAAGAATCGGCATCCGCCTAGCTACCGACAAACCTTGGCGGTTCTACATTGCAGGAAACCCATATGTTTCAAAGATAAATAACCATCGCCTGAATATTCGCCCCTAATGATTATAGACGCCGAACAGACAGTGTTGGAGGATTTTTGCACAAGCTTGCGTTGTAGCCTCTGTGCAGGAATTCGGCGTGTTCCTAGATAACGTATCATTGTTTTCGGCAGTTGTAAATATTGCCCAATACTTTCGCGGAGTGGAGGACCAAATGAAAAGATTTGCCTTCGTACCAGCTGCCCTACTCATAGCCCTCACAATTGTATCGTGTGGGCTAAAGACCAGCGGGAAAGTCAAGGTTGCTTTTGTCTCAAACACCGTCTCGCCGTTTTGGCGCATAGCCAAAGCCGGTGTCAATGCTGGGGAAAGAGATTTTAACGTCGAGTGCGACTTCCGCATGCCAGCCCAGGGAAACGCAACTGAACAGAAACAAATCCTAGAGGATTTGCTTGTCAAGGGCGTTACTGGCATCGCAATCTCGCCAATTAACCCCGCGAACCAAACTGACATTCTTAATCAGGTTGCTGAGTCTGCCAACCTAATTACCATGGATTCCGATGCTCCGGAGTCAAAGCGGATATGCTACGTCGGCACAAACAACTACCAAGCGGGCAGAACTGCAGGCAAGGAAATAAAAAAGGCTCTGCCAAATGGTGGCAAAGTCGTCTTGTTTGTAGGAACCCTAGACGCCCTTAATGCCCGAGAGCGTCGGCAGGGAATCATAGACGAAGTTAAGGGCTCAAAGGTACAAATAATTGACACACTCACCGACAATGCAGACCACGTAAAAGCGAAGCAGAATGTCGAAAATACGATTGTCAAGCACCCCGATGTTGCCGGCCTCATGGGACTCTGGAGCTACAACGGACCAGCAATTGCTGAGGCAGTCAAGGCGGCAGGCAAGATTGGCAAGATCAAGGTCGTTGTCTTTGATGAGGAAGATGGCACACTCCAAGGGATAAAAGATGGAGTTATTTTCTCCACCATTGTCCAGAATCCATACCAATTTGGCTACCAGTCTATGCGCATTCTCGCAGCTCTGGCAAGGGGCGAAGACCCAAAAATACCAAAAAATAAGGTCATTTATCTCCCAGAGAGAGTGATTAATAAGACCAACGTTGATGCTTTCTGGAAAGAGCTGAAAAAGCATTTGGCAGAGGGAGAGAAATAATAATCCCTTCACTTTTATAAAAGAATGGCTGGTCAAGCGATTCAACATCTCATGGCAAATCCTCTGCTTTTAATGAAAGGAATAACAAAACGTTTCCCCGGCGTACTTGCGCTAGACAATGTTGACTTTGAGCTCTACACCGGTGAAATATGCGGACTGGTCGGTGAGAACGGCGCTGGCAAATCCACCCTCATACGCATACTTGGCGGCATCTTTCCAGCCGACTCAGGTGAGATTTTTGTTGAGGGCAAGCCGGTAAGAATTGCCTCTGTAGATGACTCACTTGCGCTAGGTATCTCTATCATCCATCAAGAGCTCAACCTAGCCGAAAACTTGGACATCGCCTCCAACATTTTCCTCGGCCGTGAGCCAACTGCCAGCCCTCTTTGTTTGGTAAGAAACCGCGTGCTCATGGAAAAAGCAGGCGAGCTTGCCAAGACTGTCGGAATCGCGGCGCCGCTGACAACTATTGTCGAGAATCTATCGCCAGGCCAGCAACAGCTCGTGGAAATTGCGAAAGCCCTCTCAATGTCCGCACGTATCCTTGTGCTCGATGAGCCAACAAGTTCCCTCTCGCCAAGAGAAGCCGAGAACCTTTTTTCCGTGATGCGCAAACTAAAAGACCAGAGCGTCTCAATGATCTACATATCGCATCGGCTTTCGGAGGTCCAGGAGGTCTGCGACCGGGTAGTTGTTCTCCGAGATGGACGGCGGGTTGGCGAACTGGTTAGGAAGCAGATGTGCCGCGATGAGATGATTCGACTAATGGTTGGGCGCGACATTTCTAGGTTTTTCCCCGAAGCCGGTAAGCCGACCGAAGAACCTGCCATTTGCGTAAGGGAACTCCGCCCTCCCGAATGTAAGGGAGAGTTTAACTTTTCCGTCAACCGCGGCGAAATCCTTGGAGTCGCTGGTTTGGTCGGCTCTGGAAGGACCGAGCTTGCACGATGTCTTTTCGGGATTGAGCCTGCGCTTTCAGGAGAAATCGTCATTGGCGGCAAATCCGTCCGCATCAAAAGCCCCCTAGACGCAGTCCGTAACGGTATTGGGATGGTGCCGGAGGATCGGAAATACCTTGGCTTGATACTTGAGATGGCAGTGAAGGAAAATATATCGCTTCCAGATTTCTGCGCGTCCGGTCGGTTTTGGCTTGACGAGCGACGCGAATCGAAGCTTGCCGAGGAGCAGATAAAAAAATTAAATATCCGCACACCAACAATCAACCAGCGTGTCGAGCTCCTTTCAGGCGGCACTCAGCAAAAGGTAGCGCTTGCAAAATGGCTTGCCATCAGATCAAAGATTTTGATACTCGATGAGCCAACCAGAGGGATTGACGTGGGATCGAAGAGCGACATTTACTCGCTTATCCGCGGGCTTGCAGATGCAGGGTTGGCGGTCATTATGATATCATCAGAGCTAGAGGAAATCCTCGGTTTAGCTGACAGGGTGCTTGTGCTTCACGAAGGCCGGCAAACAGGTCTCCTATCACATGAGGAAATGAGCGAAGAGAAAATCATGCAACTAGCGACGGGAGGGATAACAGCTTGAGGAAAATTCTCGGCATGATCTTACTTCTGGTCGCCCTGTGCATAGCAATCTATTTGGTCAATCCAAGGTTCATAACGCCGGTCAACCTCCAAAACCTTACTCGACAAATAGCACTCCTCTCCATCTTTGCCATTGGAGAAGGGATTGTTATTCTTTCCGGCGGAATCGACCTCTCTGTAGGTTCAATAATCGCCTTTACAGGCCTCCTAGTCGCATACCTAGTGACCACTTTAGGGGTCCCGCCAGCTTTAGCCACTACTTTCGTGCTAGCCCTGTGTGTCATCATCGGCTTTGCGCACGGAATGCTAGTTACTAAACTCAAACTACAACCCTTTATCGTTACGCTCTGCACCATGCTTATCTTCCGCGGCCTTGCCCGGCGACTGACCGAAGACGACACCCGCGGGTTCGGCAACCAGTTCGAATCTTTCCGCATGCTAGGCGAAGGAGCGCTCTGGGGTATCCCAGTTCCCGTGATAATCCTCATCACAGTAGCAGTCATCGCGCATTTTTTTATGCGCTATACAGTTTATGGTAGATATCTCTATGCAATCGGCCGCAATCCTAATGCAGCCCGCTATGCTGGCGTAAAGGTCGATCGAATGCAAACTGCCTCTTATCTAGCATGTGCACTTCTTTCTGGGGTGGCGGGAATACTCTATGCTACCTATACGAACTCTGTTCAACCGGCGACGACTGGACAGGCATATGAACTGTATGCAATTGCGGCGGCAGTGCTTGGTGGATGTTCGATGCGTGGTGGAGAAGGCACAATCCTTGGCATAATAGTGGGCGCCAGCATAATGCGAGTAATGTACAACGGGATAATACTAGTAGGAATCTCCACTTTCTGGGAATTTGCAGTAATTGGGACAGTAATACTAATTGGTGTTGTTGCCGACGCAACTGTCAAGCAGCGTGCCTCGCGACTAAAGGCAAAGGGATAGTTCCAGGAAGACGTGCTTTTTATAAAAAGCATATTTGCAACGTCCCTTACAGATGATAAATGTTTTCGAATTACAAATAAAATATGCACGAAAACCTTCGAACACCTGCAATGAAATTTCCCCATAACGTCAGCCCCATTATGAGGATGGTAGATAGAAGTCGCGGAGAGCATCATATCCGCAGCCATAATAAGCAAAATATGCCAGCTTTAGCGATATAGGAATTTAATTATTCGTGCAAAGTACTTGACAACCTATGTTAGGCGGCATATAATCCGACCAAGCGGCCTTTTAAGGCAATGAGCATCCAAATGCTATCCCATCCAAAAGGAGGGCTTCCAATTGGCCCGTGCAAGCTTCCTGCATACCGCCGACCTGCATCTCAGCCGTCCATTTGGCTTTCTACCGCCACAGATCGCCGAGGAGCGGAGGCGCGACCAACGCAGGACGCTCAGCAAAATTGTAGATCTAGCGCTTGAACGCGATGTGAACTTCTTGTTGGTAGCCGGAGACTTATTCGACCGACCCGACCCCGACCCGTCGGATATCGAGGCTGTGACTGAGAATTTCCGACGGCTAACCGAGGCTGGCAAGCTGATTTTCGCCATCCCAGGCAACCATGACCATTGCTCAATAGGAGGCTTCTGGCGACGCTTTAATATGGACGGCGTTCGAGTATTTACCGCGCCTGAGTATCAATTTGAAATCCTCGGCAACCTTGGAATAATAGTAACTGGCATTGCCTTCGACCGTGAAAATTCGAGTCGCCGCGCCTTTGAGGGGCTGAATCTTCAACCCGATTTACCTGCAGTTATCTTAGTTCATTCATCATATGAGAGCTTTGAAGGGCAAATCGAGCGATACCATCCATTCTCAGCTGCCGAGCTTGCACAATTACCTGCGGCATATATTGCGCTTGGCCACTACCACCGGTTGAATTTTATTAACAGCAATAGCGTAATTGCTTGCTACCCAGGCACTCCTGAAGGCATTAGCTTCGATGCACCTGAGACCGAAGAACGCTACGTAATAATTGGCAAGATAGATGATGATGGTAAAGTTGCTACTGAGCAAGTGCCGGTAAATCGGCGAATCATGCGAAGCGTCGAAATAGACTGCACATCGTTTGATTCAATCGACGCTCTCCTAGAAGCTATCCGCAAGGTATGCAACCCGGCAGCACTCGTTGAGATACGCCTAACAGGGACACCGCCCGGCGAGTTAATTCCGGCTCTGCAGGAGGTGCCCGAGAGATTCAAAGATTCATGCTATTGGCTATCAGTTGACCAATCTGGTTTAATTACGTCTACCAAAGTTGACAATGACGACCGGACAATTAGAGGGCTTTTTAAGGAACGTTTAATAAAAGAGATTGAAAAAACAAACGACCCTGAAAGGAAGCGCTTGCTTCTTCGGTCACTCGACCTTGGCTTGGCCGCATTGGCTGAGGAATAGCTTATGCAGCTCTTGGAGCTTCAACTCACAAATTTCAAACGGTTTACTGGACACAAATTCACCTTCACACCTGGAATCAACTTAGTATGGGGGCCGAACGAATCTGGCAAGTCCACACTCCACGAAGCCATATGCTGTGCTCTTTTTGGGCGAGAGCGCGGACAGGCAGTCGAAAATTGGAACAGTGACGGCGCCTGTTTGGTGCGCCTTATTTACTCCACCGATGGCGAGACATTTCTAATAGAGCGAAAACTCACCGCCGGCGTGCAAAGGCTTTGCGTTCTCCGAGGAGGAGAGGAGACTGATGTAATCACTGAAAAAAGTGCAGTCGAAGGAAAGATTGCGGAACACCTAGGCATAAGGGATAAAACCATCTTTAACAACACAATTTCCATACGACAGGCCGAAGTAAGCAAATTAACCAGCAATAGCCTATCATCTGTGGGCAATGAAATCCAGCGAGTACTCACGGGCACTGCCCAAGGGTCAGCTTCCAAAGCTCTATCCAAACTACGTAGGCAACAAACTGATATAATTGGACCACCACGCCCAAAGAACCCCCGAGAATACGAAAACATCACAAATCGCCTCCAAAAACTTGCGGAAACCCTCGCGCAAGCCCGAGCATCCCGGGATCGAATCGTAAAGCTAGAGGATGAAATTAGACTTCTTGAAGAAAAGTTTTCGCACGAATCAAAACGCCTCTCTGAGCTTGAGGAGCTACTTTCGCGGCATAAACGATGGGCCGAACTCAAGCAAAAGCAACTGGAAATCGGTGAACTTCACGAATCCGTCTTTGCGCGGGTAAGAAAAATAAATGATAGCCTTGCAGACTTGAAGTTTGCACAAAAAGAGCTTGAGGAGGACGCTAACCTTATTGGGAAGGCCGACGAGATTGCCGATCATCTAGCGAAGCTTTACGGAAAACGCACAGCACTTGAGGATCGTCTTTCCCAACTAAAACAAACCTTAGAGAATCTACCGGAACGTGCAGGAACTCTCGCCCAGGCAATTTGGGCGGGAGGAGCACTAGTTTTTGCAGCAGCAGCAATTGTTCTTGGTTTAGCAAAGAATCCTCTATTTTTCCTGCTAATAATCCCTGCAATTGCGATACTAGCAAAACTGGCCCTATCGAAAGGCTTACAAAGGTGGGACGAACACCAACATCTCAATCAGTTGATTACATCAACGCAGGAGGAACTAAAAGCAGTCAACCTTGAGGAACAGAGCATCCTGGCTTACCTAAAGTGCCCAGACCCAGAACGCGCTTTCGCCAGAATAAAAGCTTATCGGTCACGAGCAGCACGAACGCACGAGCTTGAGGTTTCCATCAAAACTCTGCTAGATGGGCGGAACCTTGAGGACTGGCAGAAACAGGAAGCAGACCTTGCACGAGAACTTTCTATAATCAACCATGAATTGGAGGAACATTTTGCAGAATACTCACCCACGACCGAGGAAGCGGAGCGATGGCGGTCAGAGCATGCCTCGCTTCTGACTTCGACAGCGAATGTGTCTGAAAGGCTATCCAAACTAAGGGGCGAGCTCGAGGCAGAGCATAGAAATATGAGAGATATGGCGTGCATAGAGGGCGAACTTGAGTTTTTGCACAAACGAAAGGCCGAATTAGAGTTTCTAAACAAGGCATATGGCGAAGCAATCGCTGCCTTGGAAGCCGTTATTCAACGTGTTTCCGAAGAATACCTCCCAGTTCTCTCCGAAAAGGCTACTGAGTGTCTCAGCCACATCACAAATGGCCGATATACGGCTGTAAGGCTAACACCTGATTGGGTAATTTCGCTCGACTGTACGGAAAAAACTGGCGTCGCTCCGTCCATCGTCAGCACTGGGACTTCGGACCAGGTCTTCTTTGCACTGCGCGCTGCCTGTGGAGAGTTGCTCTCCTCAGGACATAAGCTGCCAATTATTTTGGACGATCCATTTGTAAGCTTTGACCGCGAGCGTCTGGAACGAACGCTACTTTTCCTTGGAAAGCTTGCATCTAGAAACCAAATCCTTCTACTCACCCATGACCCATTCACTCTCGAGTGGGCGAAGCAGACATCGTGCACTATACTTGATCTTTCTAAGCCGTAACGCCCCTCCTATTGAAACTCTCCCTAAGCCATACTATACTAAGCTATGGAGTACACTTTCTCTTAGAAAGGCGAAATCAAGTGAAAATTGCGAAATGGCAAATAATTGCAAACCTGATTTTAACATTTAGTCTATCATTTTCTCTTTGTTATGCGGCTAAACCAGCAAACGTGCTGGTTATCATAAACGACAACAGCCCTGACTCAAAAGAAATCGGCGTATATTACGCCAAAAAGCGGGGCATACCAACAAAGAATATTTGCCACATTAAATGCCCAGCAACCGAAGAACTAAATGACAAAGACTACCGCCCGCTCATCGAAAAGCCTGTTAAGGCTTACCTTGCCAAGACCGGCCTAAATAAGACTGTGGATTACCTCGTGCTCACAAAAGGCATCCCAATTAAGCTTCGAAATAGCGGCATGAGTGTAGACAGCATGCTTATGTGTATGGACCTTGGATTTTCTTTTGAAGGCCTTAAACAAGGAATACCCAATCCATACTTTAAAAAGCGAGAACATTTTTCGCATAAAAAGTACGGATTCTATCTCGCCACAAGACTTGATGGCCATACAAAGAAAGACGCAAAAGCCCTCGTAGATAGAGCATTGGCGGCAAAGGCTGCTCGTGGCGTATTTATTCTCGATATGTGCCCTGCCAAGAACGGCGGTAGTTATCGAATATACAACGACGACATGAGAAAGACACACGACTTTCTTATCCATAATGGATACATCTCTTATTTCGACAACACCGCCGAGTTTATTGGCGGCCGAAAGAAGATCATGGGCTACTTTTCATGGGGAAGCAATGACCCTTCATATGACTTTAAAAAATACCGATCAAACCAGTTTTTACCAGGTGCCATTGGGGAAACCGCAGTGTCTACTAGTGCCCGATCTTTTGGCTACTACAAAGCAGGCCAGTCAATGATCGCCGACTTAATCGCAGCTGGAATCACTGGGATAAAAGGCTACGTGTCCGAGCCATATCTTAGCGCAATAGCCATACCCTCCATTCTTTTCGAACGTTATATTTCGGGCTTCAACCTGGCTGAGAGTTTTTATATGGCATCTCGGTTTATCTTTTGGAAGGACATAGTCGTTGGCGACCCCCTCACAGCTCCGTATGCCGGGAACCGTTAACACTCGGAAATATAGCAGCCGGCTTTCCAATAACCACGCATTATTCAGGGCGTCAAGCCTACTGGCTTAACTTTACCACAAAGAACGAGTGAAAAACCTGCATGCTCGCAGTACATTGGGTAAAATGCAATATGAGCTTTTACCGAGAATAGACTAGGTCTGTGAATCTTGGCCTCAACAATATTTTTCCCATAAAGTGGCAACCAATCTTCTTACACAATTGAGGTCAAATTGCAAAGAAATATGCCACAACATTCAGAGGGGGTGATTAAAAATAACAAAAGGCATAAATAAGTGACCAACAAAGGCGCGAGGCAAGTATAAGGTTGACATATGTTAAAAAAATGGTTATACTTTATTCAAACGTTAGAGATGGCGTCGCTGGGGGAGCGAAGAAGTGGCCTAGCTCCAGCAGAGCGTATACGATAGCTGATTTGTACCTCAAATATCTGCCACCAACCAGAAATCTTATAAGATTCCGCGGCCTTTACCGAAAATGGTATTGAGGCAAAACCCCCAGCTCTTGCCGAGCGGAATGGAGGATATAGCAGTTGCTGATCCAGGATCAATCTCAAACACAGCAACAGCGGATAGATCCGAAGATCATAATGGCGAATACCCTTCTGCAGCTATCCAGTCTGGAGCTTCAGGAAGCAATCGAGCAGGAACTTGCAGAAAATCCAGCGCTCGAGCTCGAAGACGAAGAACCTTGTTCGGGGTGTGAGCTTGCACCCTTTATGTGCAAGGACTGCTCATTCCAAAAGCTGGCTACACAAGACGAAGAAACCGATATCTCAATCTACGAGATAGAGCCTCAATTTGAATTTACATTCGACCCTGATGATGATAATGACCCAATCAGCAGTTTGCAGGCCGATGTTACCTTACCCGAACATCTACGCAACCAACTCCGAGCATTAGTGACGGGGAAAACCTACGAGATCGCCGATTATCTCGTGAACTACATAAATGACAGGGGCTATCTTGAGTGCGATCTTCTCGAGCTTACTCTCGAGCTTAATGCTAGCGACGATGAGATTGCCGAAGCTCTAGCAGTGCTACAGACCCTCGATCCACCTGGCGTAGGAGCGCGAGACTTACGGGAATGTCTTCTCATCCAACTCCGATACCTTGACGAACAAGGTAGAGGAAACACGCTTGCCCAACGCATAGTCGAGAATTGCTGGGAAGAAATGGTCGGGCGAAAAATCAACCGTATCGCCCGAAAATTAAGGACAAAGCCTGAGAATGTTCGGGCAGCCCTAAGGTTCATTCAAACAAAGCTAAATCCTCATCCTGCCGGCAGTTTTGTGGCACCCTGG
It includes:
- a CDS encoding ABC transporter permease: MRKILGMILLLVALCIAIYLVNPRFITPVNLQNLTRQIALLSIFAIGEGIVILSGGIDLSVGSIIAFTGLLVAYLVTTLGVPPALATTFVLALCVIIGFAHGMLVTKLKLQPFIVTLCTMLIFRGLARRLTEDDTRGFGNQFESFRMLGEGALWGIPVPVIILITVAVIAHFFMRYTVYGRYLYAIGRNPNAARYAGVKVDRMQTASYLACALLSGVAGILYATYTNSVQPATTGQAYELYAIAAAVLGGCSMRGGEGTILGIIVGASIMRVMYNGIILVGISTFWEFAVIGTVILIGVVADATVKQRASRLKAKG
- a CDS encoding sugar-binding protein produces the protein MKRFAFVPAALLIALTIVSCGLKTSGKVKVAFVSNTVSPFWRIAKAGVNAGERDFNVECDFRMPAQGNATEQKQILEDLLVKGVTGIAISPINPANQTDILNQVAESANLITMDSDAPESKRICYVGTNNYQAGRTAGKEIKKALPNGGKVVLFVGTLDALNARERRQGIIDEVKGSKVQIIDTLTDNADHVKAKQNVENTIVKHPDVAGLMGLWSYNGPAIAEAVKAAGKIGKIKVVVFDEEDGTLQGIKDGVIFSTIVQNPYQFGYQSMRILAALARGEDPKIPKNKVIYLPERVINKTNVDAFWKELKKHLAEGEK
- a CDS encoding TIGR03790 family protein, with amino-acid sequence MKIAKWQIIANLILTFSLSFSLCYAAKPANVLVIINDNSPDSKEIGVYYAKKRGIPTKNICHIKCPATEELNDKDYRPLIEKPVKAYLAKTGLNKTVDYLVLTKGIPIKLRNSGMSVDSMLMCMDLGFSFEGLKQGIPNPYFKKREHFSHKKYGFYLATRLDGHTKKDAKALVDRALAAKAARGVFILDMCPAKNGGSYRIYNDDMRKTHDFLIHNGYISYFDNTAEFIGGRKKIMGYFSWGSNDPSYDFKKYRSNQFLPGAIGETAVSTSARSFGYYKAGQSMIADLIAAGITGIKGYVSEPYLSAIAIPSILFERYISGFNLAESFYMASRFIFWKDIVVGDPLTAPYAGNR
- a CDS encoding AAA family ATPase, encoding MQLLELQLTNFKRFTGHKFTFTPGINLVWGPNESGKSTLHEAICCALFGRERGQAVENWNSDGACLVRLIYSTDGETFLIERKLTAGVQRLCVLRGGEETDVITEKSAVEGKIAEHLGIRDKTIFNNTISIRQAEVSKLTSNSLSSVGNEIQRVLTGTAQGSASKALSKLRRQQTDIIGPPRPKNPREYENITNRLQKLAETLAQARASRDRIVKLEDEIRLLEEKFSHESKRLSELEELLSRHKRWAELKQKQLEIGELHESVFARVRKINDSLADLKFAQKELEEDANLIGKADEIADHLAKLYGKRTALEDRLSQLKQTLENLPERAGTLAQAIWAGGALVFAAAAIVLGLAKNPLFFLLIIPAIAILAKLALSKGLQRWDEHQHLNQLITSTQEELKAVNLEEQSILAYLKCPDPERAFARIKAYRSRAARTHELEVSIKTLLDGRNLEDWQKQEADLARELSIINHELEEHFAEYSPTTEEAERWRSEHASLLTSTANVSERLSKLRGELEAEHRNMRDMACIEGELEFLHKRKAELEFLNKAYGEAIAALEAVIQRVSEEYLPVLSEKATECLSHITNGRYTAVRLTPDWVISLDCTEKTGVAPSIVSTGTSDQVFFALRAACGELLSSGHKLPIILDDPFVSFDRERLERTLLFLGKLASRNQILLLTHDPFTLEWAKQTSCTILDLSKP
- a CDS encoding MFS transporter; translated protein: MPYYRKNLLILSTTIFLTCVSWNQIIPFLPLFMKELNVGEGKLLGWVGIIFALQSGASIIALPFWGKLGDKYGRKPMAVRAGMCLSTIYFAMSVCTSPLQLAILRFLNGALTGFIPSSMALIATNTPEEFAPRSIATAQTASAAGLIIGPVIGAGLAELVGYRISMRISGFAVLLSAILVWLMVKEPNKASTGEETSLLQDFIISFNSRILSSIMLTVMIYGIYIGAINPILALHLTNMNSGHAPRWLAGFVFSLLPGAFILSAHSWSRLGEQKGYNRTIQAGLIGAGACAVALTFVRNVWLFSGIFFIAGIFLAALNPSTGAIICTKVGEHFRGRAYGIHTSANMIGNMIAPLLAAKIGSWLGIPSVFAFVGITALIGAMVFPVLVAGWAQDKWETGIGADSSSIN
- the rpoN gene encoding RNA polymerase factor sigma-54; translation: MLIQDQSQTQQQRIDPKIIMANTLLQLSSLELQEAIEQELAENPALELEDEEPCSGCELAPFMCKDCSFQKLATQDEETDISIYEIEPQFEFTFDPDDDNDPISSLQADVTLPEHLRNQLRALVTGKTYEIADYLVNYINDRGYLECDLLELTLELNASDDEIAEALAVLQTLDPPGVGARDLRECLLIQLRYLDEQGRGNTLAQRIVENCWEEMVGRKINRIARKLRTKPENVRAALRFIQTKLNPHPAGSFVAPWDYKPTDAKLSVRPDVIIRRTPTGYEIDVVFNEHLSLAINPYYRQIYNDLKSGKTKNISEDEKKHILDYVERADLFIKNLNQRRRTLRNITKRIIEHQHGFLDTGSKLFLRPLTRVKIAEELGIHESTVSRATANKYVQIPTQEVVPFDFFFNSSHSVSDIIAQLIENEDPAHPLSDQEIARILNERGYNVARRTVVKYREAMKILSSRQRRR
- a CDS encoding DNA repair exonuclease, with the translated sequence MARASFLHTADLHLSRPFGFLPPQIAEERRRDQRRTLSKIVDLALERDVNFLLVAGDLFDRPDPDPSDIEAVTENFRRLTEAGKLIFAIPGNHDHCSIGGFWRRFNMDGVRVFTAPEYQFEILGNLGIIVTGIAFDRENSSRRAFEGLNLQPDLPAVILVHSSYESFEGQIERYHPFSAAELAQLPAAYIALGHYHRLNFINSNSVIACYPGTPEGISFDAPETEERYVIIGKIDDDGKVATEQVPVNRRIMRSVEIDCTSFDSIDALLEAIRKVCNPAALVEIRLTGTPPGELIPALQEVPERFKDSCYWLSVDQSGLITSTKVDNDDRTIRGLFKERLIKEIEKTNDPERKRLLLRSLDLGLAALAEE
- a CDS encoding DNA-3-methyladenine glycosylase; translation: MVYSRFKPLPREFYAGNTLDVARALLGKVLVHITDDGTIAGRIVETEAYLCNDPACHASRGETARNSVMFGEPGHAYVYFTYGMHFCFNAVTGPKGVGEAVLIRAAEPLDGIEIMAEKRGTDDIINLANGPGKLCRAFGLDRRHNGRDLTLSKLFITDDGYVPAEIVTATRIGIRLATDKPWRFYIAGNPYVSKINNHRLNIRP
- a CDS encoding sugar ABC transporter ATP-binding protein is translated as MANPLLLMKGITKRFPGVLALDNVDFELYTGEICGLVGENGAGKSTLIRILGGIFPADSGEIFVEGKPVRIASVDDSLALGISIIHQELNLAENLDIASNIFLGREPTASPLCLVRNRVLMEKAGELAKTVGIAAPLTTIVENLSPGQQQLVEIAKALSMSARILVLDEPTSSLSPREAENLFSVMRKLKDQSVSMIYISHRLSEVQEVCDRVVVLRDGRRVGELVRKQMCRDEMIRLMVGRDISRFFPEAGKPTEEPAICVRELRPPECKGEFNFSVNRGEILGVAGLVGSGRTELARCLFGIEPALSGEIVIGGKSVRIKSPLDAVRNGIGMVPEDRKYLGLILEMAVKENISLPDFCASGRFWLDERRESKLAEEQIKKLNIRTPTINQRVELLSGGTQQKVALAKWLAIRSKILILDEPTRGIDVGSKSDIYSLIRGLADAGLAVIMISSELEEILGLADRVLVLHEGRQTGLLSHEEMSEEKIMQLATGGITA